Proteins from a single region of Shinella zoogloeoides:
- the purB gene encoding adenylosuccinate lyase, translating to MIPRYSRPDMVAIWSPETKFRIWFEIEAYACDALADLGVIPKSAAETIWEKGGKAEFDVARIDEIEAVTKHDVIAFLTHLAEFVGPDSRFVHQGMTSSDVLDTTFNIQLVRAADILLTGMDRVLAALKTRAFEHKDTIRIGRSHGIHAEPTTMGLTLARFYAEMDRNRARLVAARAEIATGAISGAVGTFANIDPRVEEHVCAKLGLAPEPVSTQVIPRDRHAMFFATLGVIASSIENVAIEIRHMQRTEVLEAEEFFSPGQKGSSAMPHKRNPVLTENLTGLARLVRMAVTPAMENVALWHERDISHSSVERGIGPDTTITLDFALNRLAGVIEKLVIYPENMLKNLNKFRGLVHSQRVLLALTQAGVSREDAYRLVQRNAMKVWEQGKDFLEELLADGEVRAALSEEAIREKFDLGYHTKHVDTIFRRVFGTV from the coding sequence ATGATCCCTCGTTATTCCCGACCGGACATGGTCGCGATCTGGTCGCCTGAAACGAAGTTCCGCATCTGGTTCGAGATCGAAGCCTATGCCTGCGATGCGCTCGCCGACCTCGGCGTGATCCCGAAATCGGCCGCCGAAACGATCTGGGAAAAAGGCGGCAAGGCCGAGTTCGACGTCGCCCGCATCGACGAGATCGAGGCCGTCACCAAACATGACGTCATCGCCTTCCTGACGCATCTGGCCGAATTCGTCGGCCCGGACAGCCGCTTCGTGCATCAGGGCATGACCTCCTCGGACGTGCTCGACACGACCTTCAACATTCAGCTCGTGCGCGCCGCCGATATCCTCCTTACCGGCATGGACCGCGTACTCGCCGCCCTCAAGACCCGCGCCTTCGAGCACAAGGACACGATCCGCATCGGCCGCAGCCACGGCATCCATGCCGAGCCGACGACGATGGGCCTGACGCTCGCCCGCTTCTATGCCGAGATGGACCGTAACCGCGCCCGCCTCGTCGCGGCCCGCGCGGAAATCGCCACCGGCGCGATCTCCGGCGCCGTCGGCACCTTCGCCAATATCGATCCGCGCGTGGAGGAACATGTCTGCGCCAAGCTCGGCCTTGCGCCGGAGCCGGTCTCCACGCAGGTCATCCCGCGCGACCGTCACGCCATGTTCTTCGCGACCCTCGGCGTCATCGCCTCGTCCATCGAGAACGTCGCCATCGAAATTCGCCACATGCAGCGCACGGAAGTGCTGGAAGCCGAAGAGTTCTTCTCTCCGGGCCAGAAGGGTTCCTCCGCCATGCCGCACAAGCGCAATCCAGTGCTGACGGAAAACCTGACGGGTCTCGCCCGCCTCGTGCGCATGGCCGTCACGCCCGCCATGGAGAACGTGGCGCTCTGGCATGAGCGCGACATTTCCCATTCCAGCGTCGAGCGCGGCATCGGCCCGGATACGACGATCACTCTCGACTTCGCGCTGAACCGCCTTGCCGGCGTCATCGAGAAGCTGGTGATCTACCCGGAAAACATGCTGAAGAATCTCAACAAGTTCCGTGGCCTCGTTCATTCGCAGCGCGTCCTGCTTGCCCTTACGCAAGCCGGCGTATCGCGCGAGGACGCCTACCGCCTCGTGCAGCGCAACGCCATGAAGGTCTGGGAACAGGGCAAGGACTTCCTGGAGGAACTGCTGGCGGACGGTGAAGTCCGCGCCGCCCTCTCGGAAGAAGCCATCCGCGAAAAATTCGACCTCGGCTACCACACCAAGCACGTCGACACGATCTTCCGCCGCGTCTTCGGCACGGTCTGA
- a CDS encoding RBBP9/YdeN family alpha/beta hydrolase, with the protein MKVSEAEILIVPGYTNSGPDHWQTRWQSKLSTARRVEQAEWTKPVREDWVQRVAEEVAAATKPVVLVAHSLGVAAAVHAVPQLGGKVAGAFLVAPPDVANPDIRPKHLMTFGPYPRDPLPFPSLVVASRNDPFGRYEHADDIAAAWGSLLLDAGESGHINAESGHGPWPEGTMVFAQFLSRLKAPA; encoded by the coding sequence ATGAAAGTCTCGGAAGCAGAAATCCTCATCGTCCCCGGTTACACCAATTCCGGCCCCGACCACTGGCAGACCCGCTGGCAGTCGAAACTGTCGACCGCGCGCCGCGTGGAGCAGGCGGAATGGACGAAACCCGTGCGCGAGGACTGGGTACAGCGCGTGGCCGAGGAGGTCGCCGCCGCGACGAAACCCGTCGTGCTGGTCGCCCATTCGCTGGGCGTCGCGGCCGCCGTCCATGCCGTGCCGCAGCTCGGCGGCAAGGTCGCGGGCGCCTTCCTCGTCGCCCCGCCCGATGTCGCCAACCCGGATATCCGCCCGAAGCATCTCATGACCTTCGGCCCCTATCCGCGCGATCCGCTGCCCTTCCCCTCGCTGGTCGTCGCCAGCCGCAACGACCCGTTCGGCCGCTACGAGCACGCCGACGATATTGCCGCCGCCTGGGGTTCGCTGCTGCTGGATGCCGGCGAATCCGGACATATCAATGCCGAATCCGGCCATGGCCCCTGGCCGGAGGGCACCATGGTCTTCGCCCAGTTCCTCAGCCGCCTGAAAGCGCCGGCGTAA
- the purS gene encoding phosphoribosylformylglycinamidine synthase subunit PurS, with the protein MIKARVTVTLKNGVLDPQGKAIEGALGSLGFEGVGGIRQGKVFDLELATADRAKAEADLKAMCEKLLANTVIENYTIALS; encoded by the coding sequence ATGATCAAGGCACGCGTAACGGTGACGCTCAAGAACGGCGTTCTCGACCCGCAGGGCAAGGCCATCGAAGGCGCGCTCGGCAGCCTCGGCTTCGAGGGCGTCGGCGGCATCCGCCAGGGCAAGGTCTTCGACCTCGAACTTGCAACCGCCGACCGCGCCAAGGCCGAAGCCGACCTCAAGGCCATGTGCGAGAAGCTTCTGGCCAACACGGTAATCGAGAACTATACTATCGCCCTCTCTTAA
- the purC gene encoding phosphoribosylaminoimidazolesuccinocarboxamide synthase: MNRRRRIYEGKAKILYEGPEPGTLIQFFKDDATAFNKKKHDVIDGKGVLNNRISEYIFTQLNKMGIPTHFIRRLNMREQLIKEVEIIPLEVVVRNVAAGSLSKRLGIEEGTVLPRSIIEFYFKADALEDPMVSEEHITAFGWASPQELDDIMALAIRVNDFLSGLFLGVGIQLVDFKIECGRLYEGDMMRIIIADEISPDSCRLWDIATQEKMDKDRFRHDMGGLVEAYQEVARRLGIINENEPVRGTGPVLVK; the protein is encoded by the coding sequence ATGAACCGTCGCCGCCGTATCTACGAGGGCAAGGCCAAGATTCTCTATGAGGGTCCCGAGCCGGGCACGCTGATCCAGTTCTTCAAGGACGACGCCACCGCCTTCAACAAGAAGAAGCATGACGTCATCGACGGCAAGGGTGTGCTCAACAACCGTATTTCCGAGTACATCTTCACCCAGCTCAACAAGATGGGCATCCCGACCCACTTCATCCGCCGCCTCAACATGCGCGAGCAGTTGATCAAGGAAGTCGAGATCATCCCGCTGGAAGTCGTCGTGCGCAACGTCGCCGCCGGCTCGCTTTCCAAGCGCCTCGGCATCGAGGAAGGCACCGTGCTGCCGCGCTCGATCATCGAATTCTACTTCAAGGCCGACGCGCTCGAGGACCCGATGGTCTCCGAGGAGCATATCACCGCCTTCGGCTGGGCAAGCCCGCAGGAACTCGACGACATCATGGCGCTCGCCATCCGCGTCAACGACTTCCTCTCCGGCCTCTTCCTCGGCGTCGGCATCCAGCTCGTCGATTTCAAGATCGAGTGCGGCCGCCTCTACGAAGGCGACATGATGCGCATCATCATCGCCGACGAGATCTCGCCCGATAGCTGCCGCCTCTGGGACATCGCCACCCAGGAGAAGATGGACAAGGACCGCTTCCGCCACGACATGGGCGGCCTCGTGGAAGCCTACCAGGAAGTGGCCCGCCGTCTCGGCATCATCAACGAGAACGAGCCCGTGCGCGGCACCGGCCCGGTTCTGGTGAAGTAA
- a CDS encoding DUF2259 domain-containing protein: MTIFRKTAVALLASLCAAASAWAGDFSTFQSLGFSPDGKVYAFEEFGVQDGSGFPYSNVYFIDTEKDVYLPGTPIRVRIDDEAAGIAKARAESRDNAKALSDKYNVLSNPGVLAAFNPMGEGGVDRKRIEYLQHAVEPTVGGAFALALEDIPLDMTDRCRDIAPDGIKGFRLKLVKNDGAAADTLVHEDKRVPESRNCAFSYQISGAVAFNAFNVEPVHVALVLVRSIGFEGADGRWIAVPFRP, from the coding sequence GTGACGATTTTCCGGAAGACGGCTGTCGCCCTCCTCGCATCGCTTTGTGCAGCCGCGAGCGCATGGGCGGGCGACTTCTCGACCTTCCAGTCCCTCGGCTTCTCGCCAGACGGCAAGGTCTACGCCTTCGAGGAGTTCGGCGTCCAGGACGGCTCCGGCTTTCCCTATTCCAACGTCTATTTCATCGACACGGAAAAGGACGTCTATCTTCCCGGCACGCCGATCCGCGTGCGCATCGACGATGAAGCCGCCGGCATCGCCAAGGCGCGCGCGGAAAGCCGCGACAACGCGAAGGCGCTCAGCGACAAATACAACGTGCTTTCCAATCCCGGCGTGCTCGCCGCCTTCAACCCGATGGGCGAAGGCGGGGTCGACCGCAAGCGCATCGAATATCTCCAGCATGCCGTCGAGCCGACGGTGGGCGGCGCCTTTGCGCTCGCCCTCGAGGACATCCCCCTCGACATGACGGATCGGTGCCGCGATATCGCGCCGGACGGCATCAAGGGCTTCCGTCTCAAGCTCGTCAAGAACGACGGAGCCGCCGCCGATACGCTGGTGCATGAGGACAAGCGCGTGCCCGAGAGCCGCAACTGCGCCTTCTCCTACCAGATATCCGGCGCGGTCGCCTTCAATGCGTTCAATGTGGAGCCGGTCCATGTCGCGCTCGTCCTCGTGCGCAGCATCGGCTTCGAGGGTGCGGACGGGCGTTGGATCGCGGTGCCGTTCCGGCCGTAA
- a CDS encoding DUF2189 domain-containing protein translates to MASFHVMAGPGEMLARPAIRRIGLSDIWDALARGFDDFRAKPSHYVFLSLIYPICGIVLVTWSSGANMLPLIFPLVAGFALLGPFFAIGLYEISRRRELGMDTSWRHALEVRHSPALPSILAVGAMLMVLFVAWLVFAQMLYTDLFGPEPPQSLALFLASVFSSENGLLLMLAGNAIGFCFALVVLATTVIAFPMLLDRDVGAVAAIETSLRATLMNPVPIACWGLIVAALLIVGTIPIFVGLAVIMPILGHATWHLYRKIVVDERR, encoded by the coding sequence ATGGCAAGCTTCCATGTCATGGCCGGCCCGGGCGAGATGCTCGCGCGTCCGGCGATCCGGCGTATCGGCCTTTCCGACATATGGGATGCGCTCGCGCGCGGCTTCGACGATTTCCGCGCGAAGCCGTCCCATTACGTGTTCCTGAGCCTGATCTATCCGATCTGCGGGATCGTGCTGGTCACCTGGAGTTCCGGGGCCAACATGCTGCCGCTGATCTTCCCCCTGGTGGCGGGCTTCGCGCTGCTCGGGCCGTTCTTCGCCATCGGCCTCTATGAGATCAGCCGGCGCCGCGAACTGGGCATGGATACGTCCTGGCGGCATGCGCTGGAGGTGCGCCATTCGCCTGCGCTACCGTCGATCCTCGCCGTTGGCGCCATGCTGATGGTGCTGTTCGTGGCGTGGCTGGTCTTCGCGCAGATGCTCTATACCGATCTTTTCGGGCCAGAGCCGCCGCAATCGCTGGCGCTGTTCCTCGCCTCCGTCTTCAGCTCGGAAAACGGGCTGCTGCTGATGCTGGCGGGCAATGCCATCGGCTTCTGCTTTGCGCTCGTCGTGCTTGCGACGACCGTCATCGCCTTCCCGATGCTGCTCGATCGCGATGTCGGGGCGGTCGCCGCTATCGAAACCTCGCTGCGCGCGACGCTGATGAACCCTGTTCCGATTGCCTGCTGGGGCCTGATCGTCGCGGCGCTGCTGATCGTCGGCACGATCCCGATCTTCGTCGGCCTTGCCGTGATCATGCCGATCCTCGGCCATGCCACATGGCATCTCTACCGCAAGATCGTCGTGGACGAGCGCCGGTAG
- a CDS encoding DUF1476 domain-containing protein: MSSIQDREKAFEAKFALDEELRFKAEARRNKLVGLWAAGLLGKTGEAADAYAKDVVAADFEEVGHEDVVRKVKADFDAAGVARSEDEIRVQMIELLAVAISQIEAG; the protein is encoded by the coding sequence ATGAGCAGCATTCAGGATCGGGAAAAAGCGTTCGAAGCCAAGTTCGCGCTGGATGAGGAGCTGCGCTTCAAGGCCGAGGCCCGCCGCAACAAGCTGGTCGGCCTGTGGGCCGCCGGCCTGCTCGGCAAGACGGGCGAAGCTGCGGACGCCTATGCCAAGGACGTTGTCGCCGCCGATTTCGAGGAAGTCGGCCACGAGGATGTCGTGCGCAAGGTCAAGGCCGATTTCGACGCCGCCGGTGTCGCCCGCTCGGAAGACGAGATCCGCGTGCAGATGATCGAGCTTCTGGCCGTCGCCATCTCGCAGATCGAAGCCGGCTGA
- a CDS encoding ABC transporter substrate-binding protein: MKTTLSASLIAAAVLAATPAVAAGLTFAVVAPKDGPLAILGQQVRDGARFAAEANGDTVVEITEACDETDGDGIAKAILAADATAAVGFLCTEGLSASLPALAEANVPAVTLSVRSGILMEDALKKGWPLFRLAPGPKAEAEKAVEIITRDWKSEPFALIDDGTIHARELVETVRLKLEEVGMKATFVDTYRPAQEQQITLVRRLAKTGVTRVFIGGDRTDAAVIVRDAKAEKAGFTLLGGEALTGADPLVPMTEGVQAIALPDYRTLPEGQPVAAAMKEKGIVAEGYVLPAHAAVTALAAAAAQGSDLAQALAGGSFATAIGPLAFGADRELKQNPYRLLVWRAGAFVPADMEGD, from the coding sequence ATGAAAACCACTCTCAGCGCCAGCCTCATCGCAGCCGCCGTGCTCGCCGCCACGCCTGCGGTCGCCGCCGGCCTTACCTTCGCCGTCGTCGCGCCGAAGGACGGGCCGCTCGCGATCCTCGGCCAGCAGGTACGCGACGGTGCGCGTTTCGCAGCCGAGGCGAATGGCGATACGGTGGTCGAAATCACGGAAGCTTGCGACGAGACGGATGGCGACGGCATCGCCAAGGCCATCCTCGCCGCCGATGCGACGGCAGCCGTGGGTTTTCTCTGCACGGAAGGGCTTTCCGCCTCCCTGCCGGCGCTTGCCGAGGCGAACGTGCCGGCCGTCACTCTCTCCGTCCGCTCCGGCATTCTCATGGAAGATGCGCTGAAAAAGGGCTGGCCGCTCTTCCGCCTTGCCCCCGGCCCGAAGGCGGAGGCCGAAAAGGCCGTCGAGATCATCACCCGCGACTGGAAGTCCGAGCCTTTCGCGCTCATCGATGACGGCACGATCCACGCCCGCGAGCTTGTCGAGACGGTGCGGCTGAAGCTGGAAGAGGTCGGCATGAAAGCCACCTTCGTCGACACCTACCGGCCGGCGCAGGAACAACAGATCACCCTCGTCCGCCGCCTTGCGAAAACGGGCGTCACGCGCGTCTTCATCGGCGGCGACCGCACGGATGCCGCCGTGATCGTCCGCGACGCCAAGGCAGAAAAGGCGGGTTTCACCCTGCTCGGCGGCGAGGCCTTGACCGGCGCGGACCCGCTGGTGCCGATGACGGAGGGTGTGCAAGCCATCGCGTTGCCGGATTACCGGACATTGCCTGAAGGGCAGCCCGTCGCGGCGGCGATGAAGGAAAAGGGCATCGTCGCGGAAGGCTACGTGCTGCCGGCCCATGCCGCCGTGACCGCGCTGGCGGCCGCCGCCGCGCAGGGCAGCGACCTAGCGCAGGCGCTGGCAGGCGGCAGTTTCGCAACGGCCATCGGCCCCCTCGCCTTCGGCGCGGACCGGGAATTGAAGCAGAATCCCTATCGCCTGCTCGTCTGGCGCGCCGGCGCGTTCGTGCCGGCGGATATGGAGGGCGATTGA
- the rpe gene encoding ribulose-phosphate 3-epimerase, translated as MTLPIRIAPSILASDYSKLGQEVRDVVAAGADWIHLDIMDGHFVPNISYGPDVIKAIRPHTDAFFDCHLMITPADPYLEAFAKAGCDGITVHAEAGPHLDRSLQAIRALGKRAGVALNPATPESVLDYLLDKIDLVLVMTVNPGFGGQKFITAMEEKIRRVRAMIGDRPIELEVDGGIAIDTIALPVAAGANAFVAGSAIFGGGNIDAYRKTIDTLRSKAEEARA; from the coding sequence ATGACCCTTCCCATCCGGATCGCGCCCTCCATTCTCGCCTCGGACTATTCGAAGCTGGGCCAGGAAGTGCGCGACGTCGTCGCGGCCGGGGCGGACTGGATTCACCTCGACATCATGGACGGCCATTTCGTGCCGAACATCTCCTACGGCCCCGATGTCATCAAGGCGATCCGCCCGCATACCGACGCCTTCTTCGACTGCCACCTGATGATCACGCCGGCCGATCCCTATCTCGAAGCCTTCGCCAAGGCGGGCTGCGACGGCATCACTGTTCATGCCGAGGCCGGCCCGCATCTCGACCGCTCGCTGCAGGCGATCCGCGCGCTCGGCAAGCGCGCCGGCGTCGCGCTCAACCCGGCGACGCCGGAAAGCGTGCTCGACTATCTGCTCGACAAGATCGACCTCGTCCTCGTCATGACCGTGAACCCGGGCTTTGGCGGCCAGAAGTTCATCACCGCAATGGAAGAGAAGATCCGCCGCGTGCGCGCCATGATCGGCGACCGGCCAATCGAGCTTGAGGTCGACGGCGGCATCGCCATCGACACCATCGCCCTTCCGGTAGCAGCCGGCGCGAACGCCTTCGTCGCCGGCTCGGCCATCTTCGGCGGCGGCAACATTGACGCCTACCGCAAAACCATCGACACTCTGCGCAGCAAGGCGGAGGAAGCGCGCGCGTGA
- a CDS encoding sensor domain-containing protein, with the protein MAKPFGSTSIAVRETGQEPFYRQLFARSGFGYAALDAAGHIVDANATLLKSFGVGSILQLPAFETCVAALDRSVLAFAMRTRMAEQTPWEIRLKRLDGSEFWVLASFIVPPPLPNGDETAPALIVQTVDIDERKRNALELAERESRWNHALESAGQGVWDHDFSRGDLFYSRQWRAIRGLQPDDPIEATLETWIQTVHPDDRVHVLKEIARQENGEAPFSVFSYRERHRDGHWVWIESRGAVVEYAANGKPSRIAGTDTDITERKEAEERLAQMSRRLELALDISRIGVFDVNLRTSEVRWDDRMIEMYGLTSEPDGMTWEQALHPEDRQKASAKVSEGIFGNHDFANEFRIVRGDGAIRHIRGRAAPYVDTTGAPRLIGANWDVTDDVEMQEELKHARDLAEARNAELETARARIEYTALHDHLTGLPNRRYLDAAIAEAAARARESGSRLAVLHIDLDRFKEINDTLGHLAGDQMLVHAAGVLTGLKGPDEFVARIGGDEFVFCSAGSAGRNLATLAEAIVDAMRKPVTFNGHICRFGASVGIASQSGQAIDAKQLLVNADLALYRAKNRGRSRHEFFTSDFQAQIIVNKQTADDILTGIEQHRFLPWYQPQFCARTLDIIGVETLARWEHPTRGTLTPDAFLKIADDLDCVAMIDRLVLEQSLADFADWQRQGLGIGKISANISSRRLHDPELARSLRTLDVAPKSLSFELLESIFLDDCDRTVLENLAEMRKLGIDIEIDDFGTGHASIVSLMKLSPRRLKIDRQLVKPVSRSPGQRKLVGTIVEIGRSLNIEVVAEGVETPAHVAIMRDLGCDILQGYALARPMPADAIPDFVRRQEWRAHAGHARDLQNEVRRTTATR; encoded by the coding sequence ATGGCCAAACCATTCGGTTCGACCTCCATTGCCGTGCGAGAAACGGGACAGGAACCGTTTTATCGCCAGCTTTTTGCGCGCTCCGGCTTCGGTTATGCCGCACTCGACGCCGCCGGGCATATCGTGGATGCCAATGCCACGCTTCTCAAGTCGTTCGGCGTCGGCTCCATCCTGCAGCTTCCAGCCTTCGAGACCTGCGTCGCCGCGCTCGATCGCTCCGTCCTCGCCTTCGCCATGCGCACCCGCATGGCCGAGCAGACTCCGTGGGAAATCCGGCTGAAGCGGCTGGATGGCAGCGAATTCTGGGTGCTCGCCTCCTTCATCGTCCCGCCGCCGCTGCCGAATGGCGATGAGACCGCGCCTGCGCTGATCGTGCAGACGGTCGACATCGACGAGCGCAAGCGCAACGCGCTTGAACTGGCCGAGCGGGAAAGCCGCTGGAACCACGCGCTGGAATCGGCCGGCCAGGGCGTCTGGGACCACGATTTCTCTCGCGGCGACCTGTTCTATTCCCGCCAGTGGCGCGCCATTCGCGGCCTCCAGCCGGACGATCCCATCGAGGCCACGCTCGAAACGTGGATCCAGACCGTTCATCCCGACGACCGGGTCCACGTTCTCAAGGAGATCGCCCGGCAGGAAAACGGCGAAGCGCCGTTCAGCGTCTTCAGCTATCGCGAACGGCATCGCGACGGGCACTGGGTATGGATCGAGAGCCGAGGCGCGGTCGTCGAATACGCCGCCAACGGCAAGCCGAGCCGCATCGCCGGCACGGATACCGACATCACCGAACGCAAGGAAGCCGAGGAACGGCTCGCGCAGATGTCCCGCCGGCTTGAACTGGCGCTGGACATTTCCCGCATCGGCGTCTTCGACGTCAACCTGCGCACCAGCGAAGTGCGCTGGGACGACCGGATGATCGAGATGTACGGCCTCACCAGTGAGCCGGACGGCATGACCTGGGAGCAGGCCCTGCACCCGGAGGATCGGCAAAAAGCCTCCGCCAAGGTCAGCGAAGGCATCTTCGGCAACCACGATTTCGCCAACGAGTTCCGCATCGTCCGGGGCGACGGCGCAATCCGCCATATCCGCGGGCGCGCCGCGCCCTATGTCGACACCACCGGCGCCCCCCGCCTCATCGGCGCGAACTGGGACGTGACGGACGATGTGGAGATGCAGGAGGAACTGAAGCACGCAAGGGACCTTGCGGAAGCCCGCAACGCGGAGCTGGAGACGGCAAGGGCGCGCATCGAATACACCGCGCTGCACGACCACCTGACGGGCCTGCCCAACCGCCGTTATCTCGACGCCGCCATCGCGGAAGCGGCCGCCAGGGCGCGCGAAAGCGGCAGCCGCCTCGCCGTCCTCCACATCGACCTCGACCGCTTCAAGGAAATCAACGACACGCTCGGCCACCTCGCCGGCGACCAGATGCTCGTGCATGCCGCAGGCGTCCTGACCGGGCTGAAGGGACCCGACGAATTCGTCGCCCGCATCGGCGGCGACGAATTCGTCTTCTGCTCCGCCGGCTCCGCAGGCCGGAACCTTGCGACGCTCGCCGAAGCCATCGTCGACGCCATGCGCAAGCCGGTCACGTTCAACGGCCATATCTGCCGCTTCGGCGCAAGCGTCGGCATCGCCAGCCAGTCGGGTCAGGCCATCGACGCCAAGCAACTCCTGGTCAACGCCGACCTCGCCCTCTACCGCGCCAAGAATCGCGGCCGCAGCCGCCACGAATTCTTCACCAGCGACTTCCAGGCGCAGATCATCGTCAACAAGCAGACGGCGGACGATATCCTCACCGGCATCGAGCAGCATCGTTTCCTGCCGTGGTATCAGCCGCAGTTCTGCGCCCGCACGCTGGATATTATCGGCGTCGAGACGCTGGCGCGCTGGGAGCACCCGACGCGCGGCACCCTGACGCCCGATGCGTTCCTGAAGATTGCGGACGACCTCGACTGCGTGGCGATGATCGACCGCCTCGTGCTGGAGCAATCCCTGGCCGATTTCGCCGACTGGCAGCGGCAGGGACTGGGCATCGGCAAGATTTCCGCCAACATCTCGTCCAGACGCCTGCACGACCCGGAACTCGCGCGCTCGCTGCGCACGCTGGACGTCGCCCCGAAATCGCTGTCCTTCGAGCTGCTGGAATCGATCTTCCTCGACGATTGCGACCGCACGGTGCTGGAGAACCTCGCCGAAATGCGCAAGCTCGGCATCGATATCGAGATCGACGACTTCGGCACCGGCCATGCCTCCATCGTCAGCCTGATGAAGCTCAGCCCGCGCAGGCTCAAGATCGACCGCCAGCTCGTCAAGCCCGTCAGCCGTTCGCCGGGCCAGCGCAAGCTGGTCGGCACCATCGTCGAGATCGGCCGCTCGCTGAACATCGAGGTCGTCGCCGAAGGGGTGGAAACGCCGGCGCATGTCGCCATCATGCGCGATCTGGGCTGCGACATCCTGCAGGGTTACGCCCTTGCCCGCCCGATGCCGGCCGACGCCATCCCGGACTTCGTGCGGCGGCAGGAATGGCGCGCGCATGCCGGCCACGCCCGCGACCTGCAGAACGAGGTTCGCCGCACCACCGCCACCCGCTAA
- a CDS encoding P1 family peptidase gives MATGPKNRITDVAGLKVGNATDPALRSGVTVVLCDEPATAAVQVLGGAPGTRETDLLEPHNTVQTVDALVLSGGSAFGLDAASGVQAGLREMGRGFAVGPHRVPIVPAAILFDLMNGGDKGWGRYPPYRELGYTALLDAAADFETGSVGAGTGALTATFKGGLGTASSVLESGFTVGALVAVNALGSATIGETHHFWAAPFEEAGEFGGLGMPAPFPADARIPRTKMSRRPTGVENTTIAVIATDAVLTKAEAKRLAIAAHDGFARALWPAHTPLDGDLVFALATGRSGRAPAPEDFIDLCASAASTMARAIARGVHDATPMPGDLMPSWSAR, from the coding sequence ATGGCGACCGGCCCGAAAAACCGCATCACCGACGTCGCCGGCCTCAAGGTCGGCAACGCCACCGATCCTGCGCTGCGCTCGGGCGTCACGGTCGTTCTCTGCGACGAACCCGCGACGGCCGCCGTGCAGGTGCTCGGCGGCGCGCCGGGAACGCGCGAGACGGACCTGCTGGAGCCGCACAACACCGTGCAGACGGTGGATGCGCTGGTGCTGTCCGGCGGCTCGGCCTTCGGGCTGGATGCCGCCTCGGGGGTGCAGGCGGGACTGCGCGAAATGGGACGCGGCTTCGCCGTCGGCCCCCATCGCGTGCCCATCGTGCCCGCCGCCATCCTCTTCGATCTCATGAACGGCGGCGACAAGGGCTGGGGCCGTTATCCGCCCTATCGCGAACTCGGTTATACCGCGCTTCTCGATGCGGCGGCGGATTTCGAAACCGGCAGCGTGGGCGCCGGCACCGGCGCGCTGACGGCGACCTTTAAGGGCGGCCTCGGCACCGCTTCCAGCGTGCTCGAAAGCGGCTTCACGGTGGGCGCTCTGGTAGCGGTCAATGCACTCGGCTCGGCCACCATCGGCGAGACACACCACTTCTGGGCCGCCCCCTTCGAGGAAGCGGGCGAATTCGGCGGCCTTGGCATGCCCGCCCCCTTCCCGGCGGATGCCCGCATCCCGCGCACGAAAATGTCGCGCAGGCCAACCGGCGTGGAAAACACCACCATCGCCGTCATCGCCACGGATGCCGTGCTGACCAAGGCCGAGGCTAAGCGCCTCGCTATCGCCGCCCATGACGGTTTTGCCCGCGCCCTCTGGCCGGCGCATACGCCGCTCGACGGCGACCTCGTCTTTGCGCTGGCGACCGGCCGGAGCGGCCGCGCACCGGCACCGGAAGATTTCATCGACCTCTGCGCCTCGGCCGCATCGACCATGGCGCGCGCCATCGCCCGGGGCGTGCACGATGCAACGCCGATGCCCGGCGACCTCATGCCAAGCTGGTCGGCGCGGTAA
- a CDS encoding flavin reductase family protein, whose protein sequence is MLDRLVVDSSLYRDAMSRYAGHVQIVTTAHEGEKRGVTITAACSVSDNPAMVLACVNASNPKNAIFEKSGRFALNTLSADQIDLANAFSGRNPLLTSEERFSMGNWQELVTGAPVLTDALAAFDCRLVDFRVMATHMVLIGEVMGISFGEQKPALLYMDRGYRAL, encoded by the coding sequence GTGTTGGACAGGTTGGTCGTGGACTCGTCGCTCTACCGGGATGCCATGAGCCGTTATGCCGGCCATGTGCAGATCGTGACGACGGCACATGAGGGCGAGAAGCGCGGCGTGACGATCACCGCGGCCTGCTCGGTGTCCGACAATCCGGCGATGGTGCTGGCCTGCGTCAACGCCTCCAATCCGAAGAACGCGATTTTCGAGAAGAGCGGGCGCTTTGCGCTTAATACGCTTTCGGCCGATCAGATCGATCTGGCTAATGCCTTTTCCGGCCGCAATCCCTTGCTGACCTCTGAAGAACGCTTTTCCATGGGCAACTGGCAGGAGCTGGTGACGGGTGCGCCCGTGCTGACGGATGCGCTTGCCGCCTTCGATTGCCGGCTGGTCGATTTCCGGGTCATGGCGACGCATATGGTGCTGATCGGCGAGGTGATGGGCATTTCCTTCGGCGAGCAGAAACCGGCGCTTCTTTATATGGACCGGGGCTACCGGGCGCTATAA